The following coding sequences are from one Homalodisca vitripennis isolate AUS2020 chromosome 7, UT_GWSS_2.1, whole genome shotgun sequence window:
- the LOC124365828 gene encoding uncharacterized protein LOC124365828, which yields MMQPADMQSLPEELVEMIAHRLSVRDLTRCCTVSRSWREIFGQDRLWQPHCEVDLADYLAGCKSRVKPRFVSPETNESTLSEIGTWRLCYMRQTHLRNNWNKGNYQECRGFYNDSDLDYVFKRIFYKKNYILEFKEEKIVVWDVRRIPVVYGDIPYQLSANPEIGVFEVIGSNKIVVLQDTLVVVYSLNLKRKSLRVVHMFLFQTSEKLAGTDEELYDLIVEERKYVRVECTVVRNILVGIVKEEKPLRVHIWNVETGEKLKEQSFPCSDSLTISSFSQNNKTLNILFDLGEEIDEQTIVHHYVYNLTMLAFYPFHIKHQIRNVYRTYLSQEFYSILCDKFVAIWVNNTLYVYNLLSELIYTHDYPCEASLYRSLWCSQDNIIVKMDSVISVVNPHSKSVEAQFCLRKYNQPLTNVINGRAIAVYKINKTKVYIGLEQEGGDKDKGCVSIPLYYFTTAILLLVNNYGTKVMLKEDKNMVVVNFW from the coding sequence ATGATGCAGCCAGCTGACATGCAATCACTACCAGAGGAGTTGGTGGAGATGATAGCACATCGATTGTCAGTGAGGGACCTGACACGATGTTGTACAGTTAGTCGTAGTTGGCGGGAGATTTTTGGACAAGACCGACTATGGCAGCCCCACTGTGAGGTGGACCTGGCAGATTACCTTGCAGGCTGTAAAAGCAGGGTGAAGCCTCGCTTCGTATCTCCGGAGACCAATGAGTCCACTCTGAGTGAGATTGGAACGTGGCGGCTCTGCTACATGCGGCAGACCCATCTGCGTAATAACTGGAACAAGGGTAACTACCAAGAATGTAGAGGATTTTACAATGATTCGGACCTTGATTACGTCTTCAAGCGTatattctacaaaaaaaattatattctagagTTCAAAGAAGAGAAGATTGTGGTCTGGGATGTCCGAAGGATTCCGGTAGTATATGGAGATATCCCTTATCAATTGAGTGCCAACCCGGAAATTGGTGTTTTTGAAGTGATTGGCAGTAATAAAATTGTGGTTCTCCAAGACACATTAGTAGTTGTTTACAGCttgaatttgaaaagaaaatctTTGCGGGTTGTGCACATGTTTTTATTCCAGACTTCTGAAAAATTAGCTGGCACAGATGAAGAGTTGTATGATTTAATTGTAGAAGAACGGAAATATGTCCGTGTTGAATGTACGGTTGTCCGTAACATTCTTGTGGGAATTGTCAAAGAGGAGAAGCCTCTAAGGGTGCACATTTGGAATGTTGAGACAGGAGAAAAATTGAAGGAACAAAGTTTTCCTTGTAGTGACAGTTTAACAATTTCTTCCTTCAgccaaaacaacaaaacattaaatatactttttgactTGGGAGAGGAGATTGATGAGCAAACAATTGTACATCATTATGTTTACAACCTCACCATGCTTGCATTCTACCCTTTCCACATAAAACACCAAATCCGCAATGTTTATAGAACATACCTGAGCCAAGAATTTTACAGCATTTTATGTGACAAGTTTGTCGCCATATGGGTGAACAACACGTTATACGTGTATAATCTTTTGTCTGAATTGATATATACCCATGATTACCCATGTGAAGCCTCATTATATAGATCTTTATGGTGCAGTCAggataatattattgttaaaatggaTAGTGTAATCTCAGTTGTCAACCCCCATTCCAAATCAGTTGAGGCACAGTTTTGTTTGAGGAAATACAACCAACCTTTGACAAATGTAATTAATGGGCGTGCTATTGCTGtatataagattaataaaactaaagtttatatTGGTCTGGAACAGGAAGGTGGAGACAAGGACAAAGGGTGCGTTTCAATCCCATTATACTACTTTACCACAGCCATCCTCTTGTTGGTAAACAACTATGGTACTAAAGTCATGCTGAAGGAAGATAAAAACATGGTTGTTGTGAACTTCTGGTAA